From one Felis catus isolate Fca126 chromosome E2, F.catus_Fca126_mat1.0, whole genome shotgun sequence genomic stretch:
- the PNMA8C gene encoding paraneoplastic antigen-like protein 8C, translating into MLFGVKDIALLEHGCKALEVDSYKSLMILDIPEDCDHEEFEDIIRAPLRPLGKFEVAGKAFLEEERSKAAIIRLAEDINYAVIPREIKGKGGLWRVVYMPRKQDIEFLTKLNLFLQSEGRTVEDVARVLRQELCPAVTGPREPPARKCRAPGAGATTGADAAPPLDSTEKPSKPGDDKRGKRKHKRNRRRHHASDKL; encoded by the coding sequence ATGCTGTTCGGGGTGAAGGACATCGCCCTGTTGGAGCACGGGTGCAAGGCTCTGGAGGTGGACAGTTACAAGTCCCTGATGATCCTGGATATCCCGGAAGACTGCGACCACGAGGAATTCGAAGACATCATACGGGCCCCCCTGAGACCTCTGGGCAAGTTCGAAGTGGCTGGGAAGGCCTTTCTGGAAGAAGAGAGGTCCAAGGCAGCCATCATCAGGCTGGCGGAGGACATCAATTATGCCGTCATCCCCAGGGAGATCAAGGGCAAGGGCGGCCTGTGGAGGGTGGTCTACATGCCCCGGAAGCAGGACATTGAATTCCTGACCAAGCTGAACCTCTTCCTGCAGAGCGAGGGCAGGACGGTGGAGGACGTGGCCcgggtcctgaggcaggaattGTGCCCCGCGGTGACGGGCCCCAGAGAGCCACCTGCCAGAAAGTGCCGCGCGCCCGGGGCCGGGGCCACCACCGGGGCGGATGCGGCGCCGCCTCTGGACTCCACGGAGAAGCCGAGCAAGCCTGGAGATGACAAGAGAGGCAAGAGGAAGCATAAGAGAAACCGGCGAAGGCACCATGCATCTGACAAGCTGTGA
- the PNMA8A gene encoding paraneoplastic antigen-like protein 8A — MAMNLLEDWCRGMEVDIHRSLLVTGIPEDCGQAEIEETLHGVLSPLGPYFVLNKIFLREENAKAALIEVGEGVSLRAVPREFPARGGVWRVVCRDPTQDAEFLKNLNGFLDAEGRTWEDVVRLLQLSHPPRPQNQRPENRAEALGVLLGAVVQIVFYMDAEIRSREEVRAQEVTDAQAVAASASASRRKVKKEPGWAAEVGSALKTENPDSWHDMEDEGDPPKPLVRRAGAKSRSRRKKQEKNPKQESVAWKKPKGHHSKSSAASEDPEANGAENMEVSEAIRSNRKPCVKQEESALKKPAGRCAWKAPSKPSRDAQSEAVSPGVASESDQDGGQEGPPKKKAVGWALAKSPAPTRKKKKVSLGPVSYVLVDSEDAKKKPMMAKKGPAAREASVQRALRGPRPAELPASTSQGPEADPEGSPRASSGENDHRSHLGCADKWMSGEEPERRVGAGQGVHEEDPSAVEEADEVFEGESPDLPPRSP; from the coding sequence ATGGCCATGAACCTTCTGGAGGACTGGTGCCGGGGTATGGAAGTGGACATCCACAGGTCCCTGTTGGTCACGGGCATCCCAGAGGACTGTGGTCAAGCAGAAATTGAGGAGACCTTGCATGGGGTCCTCTCCCCGCTGGGCCCGTACTTCGTGCTCAATAAGATTTTTCTGAGGGAAGAGAACGCCAAAGCTGCCCTGATTGAGGTGGGAGAGGGTGTGAGTCTCAGGGCCGTACCCCGGGAGTTCCCAGCAAGGGGGGGCGTCTGGAGAGTGGTTTGTAGAGACCCCACCCAGGatgctgagtttttaaaaaatctgaatggGTTCTTAGATGCCGAGGGGCGCACGTGGGAGGATGTGGTCCGCCTGCTCCAGCTCAGCCACCCCCCGCGGCCCCAGAATCAGCGCCCGGAGAACCGGGCAGAAGCCTTGGGGGTGCTCCTGGGGGCAGTGGTGCAAATCGTCTTCTACATGGATGCCGAGATCCGCAGCCGCGAGGAAGTGAGGGCGCAAGAGGTGACTGATGCCCAGGCCGTAGCAGCTTCAGCTTCGGCATCACGGAGGAAGGTCAAGAAGGAGCCAGGATGGGCCGCAGAAGTAGGGTCTGCTTTGAAGACGGAGAATCCCGACAGCTGGCATGACATGGAAGACGAAGGTGACCCCCCCAAACCTCTGGTTCGCAGAGCTGGAGCTAAAAGTCGCTCCaggagaaagaagcaggaaaaaaaccccaagcaAGAGTCAGTGGCCTGGAAGAAACCCAAAGGCCACCATTCCAAGAGCTCAGCCGCCTCGGAGGATCCTGAGGCCAATGGCGCGGAAAATATGGAGGTCTCAGAAGCTATCAGGAGCAACAGAAAGCCCTGTGTGAAGCAGGAGGAGTCGGCTTTGAAGAAGCCTGCGGGCAGATGTGCCTGGAAGGCTCCCAGCAAGCCATCCCGTGATGCCCAGTCGGAAGCTGTGAGTCCTGGGGTTGCTTCCGAGTCAGACCAAGATGGCGGTCAGGAAGGCCCACCAAAGAAGAAGGCCGTGGGCTGGGCCTTGGCAAAGAGCCCTGCCCCCacgagaaagaaaaagaaggtaagcTTGGGCCCTGTCTCTTACGTCCTTGTCGATTCGGAAGATGCCAAGAAAAAACCGATGATGGCAAAGAAAGGGCCAGCCGCAAGAGAGGCATCAGTTCAGAGGGCCCTCCGAGGCCCACGGCCCGCGGAGTTGCCAGCCTCGACCTCACAGGGCCCAGAGGCCGACCCAGAAGGCTCCCCTCGTGCCTCCAGTGGTGAGAACGACCACAGAAGCCATTTGGGGTGCGCCGACAAGTGGATGAGTGGGGAAGAGCCGGAGCGCCGGGTGGGGGCAGGTCAGGGGGTGCATGAGGAGGACCCCAGTGCAGTGGAAGAGGCAGATGAGGTTTTCGAGGGCGAGAGCCCCGACCTCCCTCCTAGGAGCCCCTGA